The DNA sequence GTCCAGACACCGCAGCGCCCGCCCCCGACGTCGGTCGGAAGCGGGCGCCGCGTGCACAGCTACTTGGCCTTGTTGGCCTTCGCCTTGGCGTACTTCTGCTGGAACTTGGCGACCCGGCCGGCGGTGTCGAGGACGCGCTGCTTGCCGGTGTAGAACGGGTGGCAGGCGCTGCAGGTCTCAGCGTGGATCTTGCCGCCGGGTGCGGTGCTGCGGGTGGTGAACGACGCGCCGCAGGAGCAGGTGACCTCGGTGGTCACGTACTCCGGGTGGATGTCCTTCTTCACGGGTGGTCCTCTCTTCGTCGGTCGCCGGGTCGCCGTCGACGTCGGCCGCGCCGTTGCGCGGGCCGACTCTGGCGTGAACCGGAACCTGGCCTGTTGTCAGTCTGCCACGGGCCGTGGCGGCGGGTCGCGGTGGGCGGAGCGAACCGCCCACCGCGACCGTCACGAACACCGCCGGACGCAACGCCCGACGGACCTGCCGGATTCCCGACCGCGCGGGGCGGCCGGTGCCGGGGTCACTCCCCCGGCGTCGACTTCGCGATCTGCATCAGGAACTCGATGTTGGTCCGGCTCTGCTTGAGCCGGTCCAGCAGCAGGTCCAGTGCCGCCTGGGAGTCCAGCGAGTGGAGCACCTTGCGCAGCTTGTGGGTGATCGCCAGCTCCTCCGGCGCGAGCAGGATCTCCTCCTTACGGGTGCCGGACGGGTGGATGTCGATCGACGGGAACACCCGCTTGTCGGCGATCTTGCGGTCCAGCTTGAGCTCGGCGTTGCCGGTCCCCTTGAACTCCTCGAAGATCACCGTGTCCATCATGGACCCGGTCTCCACCAGCGCGGTGGCGAGGATGGTCAACGAACCGCCGTTCTCGATGTTGCGGGCCGCGCCGAGGAACCGCTTCGGCGGGTACAGCGCTGTCGAGTCGATACCACCGGACATGATCCGCC is a window from the Solwaraspora sp. WMMD792 genome containing:
- the rpmE gene encoding 50S ribosomal protein L31, with translation MKKDIHPEYVTTEVTCSCGASFTTRSTAPGGKIHAETCSACHPFYTGKQRVLDTAGRVAKFQQKYAKAKANKAK